The window GGCGATTTGCAGTTTGACCCCGTCAAACGCAGCGGCAGCATTGATGTGCGCCTGCCCTTGGCAAACCTGCAAACAGGCTCTAAAGAATTTACCGCCCATTTGCAATCTGCTGATTTGTTCCACGCCGAAAAATATCCCGAAATGCGTTTTCAATCCACCCGTTTTCATTTTGCAGGACAACGCCCCAGCCAAATTGACGGCAAATTGACCATTTTGGGTAAAACCCACCCCGTGCGTTTGAAAGTAAACAAATTCAACTGCTACGACAGCCCGATTTTAAAAACCCAAGTTTGCGGCGCCGATTTAACCACCACCATTGACCGCACTCGTTGGGGCATGAACTATCTGGTGGACGCAGGCATCAGCAAAAACGTGCGTTTGCATATTCAAATTGAAGCAGGTAAAAAATAAACCTGTGTAAACCATTCCAATCCGTGCAGGGCGCAAGCCTTGCATGGTTTTTTGTCTTATCAGTAAGGAATCAGAATGAGTAAAATTGCTTTGGTTGTCGGCAGCTTGAGTCGTCAATCAATCAACCGCGTGGTGGCGCAACACCTCGCCGCGCAAGCCCCTGCAGGCGTGTCGGTGGTGGAAGTGGAAATCGGCGATTTGCCTTTGTACACACAGGATTTGGATAAAGAAACCGTGCCTGCTTACGAGCGTGTTCGCGCCCAATTGCGTGATGCCGCTGCGGTTTTGCTGGTTAGCCCCGAACACAACCGCAGCGTACCCGCAGCGCTTAAAAACCTGTTGGACATTGGCACGCGCCCACAGGGACAAAGCGTGTGGTCAGGCAAAAAAGTGGCGGTGGTAACGGCTTCACCGGGGGCGTACGGCGGCATCAATGCGGGTGTACATCTGCGCCAGATTTTGCAAGCCATGGGCGCAAACGTGCTGGTTGCCCCCGAAGTGTATTTGAGCCGTGCCAACGCACAATCGCCTGAAGACGAGCGCACCGCCGCGTTTTTAAACAAATTTGCCGCTGCGTTTTACGCATGGGCGCAGGAGTAAACTGATGAGTGTTGATAAAATCATTGCCCGTACCAAAGACGTGGGCGGAATTCCCGTTGCCCGTTTGCTGCCGCAATCCAAACGGCGTACTATCGGCGCATGGTGTTTTCTTGACCATGCTGGTCCTGCCGATTTTGCTGTAGATGAAGACGGTATGCAGGTGGGCGCACACCCGCACACCAATCTGCAAACTTTTACTTGGATGCTGGCAGGCGAAGTGTGGCATCAGGACAGCTTGGGCTACCGTCAGTTGATTCGTCCCAAGCAGGTAAATTTGATGACGGCAGGCACAGGCGACCATCACGGCATCAGCCACACCGAACAAACCCCCGAAGGCGTTAAAGCCCTGCACGCCGTGCAATTGTGGATTGCCCTGCCGACTGCACAGGACATTCCCCCGTCTTTCCATCATTATCCCGAATTGCCCGAATGGTCGGAAAACGGCGTGGATTATATTTTGACCACCGGCAGTTATGGCGGACGTACTGCGCCCACTTTGCAATACAGCCCGCTGGTGGGCGTGGATATTCGCGTCAATCAGGCGCAAACGCTGGAAATCCCTGCCCGTGCGGCTTGGGAATACGGTTTGCTGGTGTTGGCGGGCAGCGTGCGTGGCGAAGACGGACAAAGTTACGGCGCGGACGAACTGGCAGCGTTTACCGATTGCGGCGATGCCGAGCGCACCATTCGCGTTCATGCCGAAGCAGGCACGCATTTGTTGCTGTTGGGTGGCGAACCGCTGCCGCAACCTGTGGTGATGTGGTGGAATTTTGTTGCCGACAGCCGCGAAGCCCTGCGCCGCGCCGTAGCCGATTGGAACAGCGGACACCCGCGTTTTGGCAATATTGATTTGTCGGGAACTGCATTGCAGCGTTTGCCTGCACCCGAAATGCCTTGATTTTTTAACTATGTTTCTGATTTAAAGGAAAAAATATGAAACTGTATTATGCCCCCGGTACTTGCGCTTTGGCGTGTTGGATTGCTTTGGAATGGGCGGGCGCGGATTACGAAGCCGTCCGTGCCGATTATGCGTCTGAAGAATACAAACGCATCAATCCCTTGGCAGCCGTTCCCGCGCTGGACATCGGCAGCGGACGCGCCATCAGCCAAGCTGCCGCCATTTTGCAATACATTGCCGACAAATACCCTGATGCCAACATCGGCAGCAGCGAAGGTTTGGAAAATGCTTTGTTGTTAAACGAAGTATTGCTGTTTCTCGCCAGCGATTTGCATCCTGCGTTTTGGCCGTTTTTCTTTCCGCAACGCTACACCACCGCCACAGACGAAGCCGCATTAACTGCTGCCAAAGAAGCCGCTTATCCGCGCATTGACCGTGCCATGCTGCATATTGAACAGCGTTTGCAAAAAGGCAACGGCTATTTGTACGACAACCGCCGCAGCATTGCCGATGCCTATGCCTTTGTGATGATGCGTTGGACAGAATACCTGCCCAAAACTTGGCGCGACTATCCGCATATTGCTGCGTTTATGGAACGCATGCAGGAAGATGCTGCCGTGCAGAAAGTGTTGGCGGAACAAGGACAATAAGGGAATCGGGCTGCGCTTGACGTGTAGTCTTTAATGTTGTCAAAACGGTTTTCAGGCAGGCTGAAAGCCGTTTTTTGTGTTTGCGTAAAGGTTTTTTTACATTTGGGCTGCTTCAAACGCAAAAATAGTGTACCATGCGCCCAGCTTTTGCGCGGGTTGTCGCACAACTTCTGCCCGCATCCGAACATCCGCGCCGCCCACCCGCCGCGTTGGTTTTTTCGGCTTTTCCTTTCCGTCCATCATTTTGTTTTTAAGGAATCAATATGCAAGTGTATTACGATAAAGACGCCGATTTGTCGCTGATTCAGGGCAAAACCGTTGCCATTATCGGCTACGGTTCGCAAGGTCATGCCCACGCCGCCAATCTGAAAGATTCGGGCGTAAACGTGATTGTGGGTCTGCGCCAAGGCGCGTCTTGGAACAAGGCGCAAGCTGCGGGTTTTGACGTACGCAGTGTGGCTGATGCCACCAAAGCGGCTGATGTGGTCATGATTTTGTTGCCCGATGAAACTGCGCCTGCCGTGTACAACGCCGAAATTCACGACAACCTGAAATCGGGTGCGGTGCTGGCGTTTGCTCACGGTTTTAATGTGCATTACAACCAAATCGTGCCGAAAAAAGACGTTGATGTGATTATGGTTGCGCCCAAAGGTCCGGGGCATACCGTACGCAGCGAGTTTTTGAAAGGCGGCGGCGTGCCGTCGCTGATTGCGGTTTACCAAGACCAAAGCGGTAAAGCCCGCGATGTGGCGCTGTCTTATGCGGCTGCCAACGGCGGCACCAAAGGCGGTGTGATTGAAACCAATTTCCGTGAAGAAACCGAAACCGACCTGTTCGGCGAACAAGCCGTATTGTGCGGCGGCGCGGTGGAATTGGTGAAATGCGGTTTTGAAACACTGGTAGAAGCGGGTTACGCGCCCGAAATGGCGTATTTTGAATGCCTGCACGAGCTGAAGCTGATTGTGGATTTGATGTATGAAGGCGGTATTGCCAACATGAACTACTCCATTTCCAACAATGCGGAATACGGCGAATACGTTACCGGTCCTGAAGTCATCACTCCCGCCACCAAAGAGGCGATGAAAAAAGCCCTGTACCGCATTCAAAGCGGCGAGTACGCCAAAATGTTCATCACTGAAGGCGCGACCAATTACGCCAGCATGACCGCCCGCCGCCGTTTGAACGCCGACCACCAAATTGAAAAAGTGGGCGCACAGCTGCGCGCAATGATGCCGTGGATTGCCAAAAACAAATTGGTGGACACCGACAAAAACTAATTTCTGTCATCAAACGCTTGCAATACGGTAAAAAACATCGGATTGCAGCGCACACGGGTTGTCCGACACACACGGGCAGCCCGTTTTTGCCTTTTGCGAGACCATTATGACTGCTTACCAAGCACCCGACCCGAAAGGATTTTTCGGCGAACACGGCGGCGTTTACGTTGCCGAAACCCTGATTCCCGCCTTGCGCGAACTGGCACAAGCCTATGCCGATGCCAAACAAGACCCTGAATTCTGGCAAACATTTCATCACGATTTGGCGCACTATGTCGGTCGTCCCAGCCCCGTTTACCATGCCGAACGCTTATCGGCGCATTTGGGTGGCGCACAAATTTGGCTCAAACGCGAAGATTTGAACCACACGGGCGCACACAAAGTCAATAACACCATCGGGCAGGCCTTGCTTGCCAAACGCATGGGCAAACGCCGTGTGATTGCCGAAACGGGCGCAGGTCAGCACGGCGTGGCAACGGCGACCGTGGCGGCGCGTTTCGGCATGGAATGCCATGTCTATATGGGCGCAGACGACATTCAACGCCAAGCCCCCAATGTGTTCCGCATGAAGCTGTTGGGCGCGAATGTGATTGGCGTGGACAGCGGCAGCCGCACTTTAAAAGACGCCATGAACGAAGCCATGCGCGAATGGGTGGCGCGGGTGGACGACACCTTTTACATTATCGGCACGGCGGCAGGTCCTGCGCCTTACCCCGAAATGGTGCGCGATTTTCAATGCGTCATCGGCAACGAAGCCAAAGAACAAATGCAGGCAGCCATCGGCAGACAGCCTGATGTGGCGGTGGCGTGTGTGGGCGGCGGCTCGAATGCCATCGGCTTGTTTTATCCCTATTTGGCGGAAAACGTGCGTTTAATCGGCGTGGAAGCAGGCGGACGCGGCGTGAGCACCCCCGACCATGCCGCACCGATTACATCGGGCGCACCCGTGGGCGTATTGCACGGCTTCCGCAGCTATCTGATGCAGGATACGCATGGTCAGGTATTGGGTACGCATTCGGTATCGGCAGGTTTGGATTATCCGGGCATCGGTCCGGAACACAGCCACCTACACGACATCCGCCGCGTGGAATATACTGCTGCCAACGACGATGCCGCTTTAGAAGCCTTTGATTTATTGTGCCGTTACGAAGGCATTATTCCCGCTTTGGAAAGCTCGCACGCCTTGGCGTGGGCAGTGGAACACGCCCCGAAAATGGATAAAAACCAAGTGGTTTTGGTCAACCTGTCGGGGCGCGGCGATAAGGACATCAATACCGTTGCCAAATTAAAAGGCATTGATTTATAGTTGATTAAAATCGCAACGATACCGCGTTACCAACGCCCTGATGGACTACCCGTACACGGTGGGCGTTGTCGCCTTATAAAATCAAAACGGACACAGTAAACCTGTGTCCGTTTAATGATTCAGCCAAACCGTTTAGCGGGATTTTTTACCGCGCCGTTTTTTCTTGTTGGCAACCGTTTTGGGTGCAGCCGTTTGTTTGACGGCAGGGGCGGCTTCAGCAGCAGGGCTTTCGCCAGACGGCGTTTCGGCTGCTTCTTGAACCGAATCTTGCGTTTCTACAGCGGCTTGTGTGGCTTCCGCTTGCAAGTATTGATCCGCCAATTCGCGCATCACTTCGCCAAACGGGGCAGGATTGCCGCTAAACAGGGTTTGCAGGCTGTCGTTTTCAATAATGTGCTGGCGCAGGTTCAAACGTTCTTCGTGGTTTTCAATCAGGCGCAGGGCGCATTCCACATATTCGTCCGCGCTTTGTGTTACCAGCCATTCGGGTAAGCCCAAACGGGCAAACAAGCCTTGGTCAATGTGTTCGTGTACTTCGTTGCCGGTTTTGCACACGCCCACCAAACCCAAGGTTACCATATCGATAATGCCGTTGGTGTTGCCAAAGGGGAAGGGATTGAGCATCAGGTCGCAGCCGCGCAAAATGCTTAAATAATGCATATAGGGCAGATGCGGATAAGCGGTGGCGTTGCTGCCCAAGTAGCTGCGGATAAAACGCACCACATAGGGGTGGGTAATGCCGTTGGATTGTCCCAAGGCAAAGTGGAAATGTACTTTTACTTTGGCACGGTCGCGGATGGCACGGCAGGCTTCTAAAAAGTACGGGTTTAATTTCATGGTGGTGGCAGCCACGCCGATGTGTACGGTAGTTGGACCGCCGTTCAGGTGAAACTCCACTTCTTCAGGGGCATCGGCAGAAGGCACATAGGGCAGGGCATCTTTCGGCAGGCGCAGCAGGGTTTCGCTGAAGCAGGTTTCGCTGCCGACATAGTCGTCTTCCACCACCACATAATCAATAAATTCGGAATGGGTGGTGGCGGGGTGTCCGAGGGCAACGGCTTGTACGGGGGCAAGACGGGTGTTGGACAGGAAGATGGTGAGCAAATCCATGCCGATGCTGGGCATATACAGCACGGCGGGGGGATTTTCTTCGCAAATCATGCGGATGTGCTGCATTCTTTCTAAAATGCTGTCGCCCTGTGCGGTATAAAACTCGTCAAATACGGCGCGTCCCGCTTCATCTACACGCTCGCTGCCGATGCCGATAATATGGAAATGTTCACGCGCGGCGCGGATGGAAGTGGAATGGGTGCGGTAAATGGAATGGGAAGAGTTGAAATGTTCCAAAACTACCAACATCACGGGTTTGCCGTTGCGGGTGACGGGCGCAGCAGCCGTGTCGCGGTCTTGCCAACCCAATGCCAGCAGATGACGGCGGATTACCTGATTTAAGGCTTTTTTAACGGCGTGTTTGTTTTCGTCAATATCGTAGCTGCAGTGCATATACACGTCGTGGGCAATGCCGGAGGGCAGGCCGTTCAGGTTTTCCAGCTGTGCCAGCTTTTCGGGCAGCCATTGCAAAATGGCGTGGCGTTTGCCAAACGCGGCAGGTGTGCCGAGAAAACGCGGCGACTGTAAGGCAAAACACAGCGAAATGCAGATGGCGGGGTCCAGTTGCCACAACGCGTCCAAACTTATCTGTACATTGGATTCGGGCAGGTACAGAATGGCAAATTTAATCAGGGCATAACGGTTGTTTTCTAATTGGATGTCCAGCGGGTGCTGGGGTTCGGGATTGCGGTTGTAGGTTTGCAGGATGTGGTCTGCATTGATATAGGGCGATGAGGCGAAAATCATGCCCAACCAGCGTTGCAGGGTAAGAAAACGCACACAGCCGCTGTCGGAAATGGTGAGTGTGGGGTCGGTAAACAGGCGGGTAACGGCATCTGCCATTTGGGTGCAGAAGCTGATGTGGTAGTCGTTGCCTAAATTGGGGTTGTTTAATTGGTCGGGAACGGTAAATTCTATGTCGTGAATATGCCCGAATTGGCTGTCAAGACGGGTAAGGATGGACAGTAATTCGGCGCAGGCGTTTTCGTGGTCGCCTTGGGCGATGTACTGTTGCAAACGGGGCAGGCTGGGCTTGGGGGTGTCGGACATGGTTTTTCCTTTTTTATGTTTGTTTTAACTTTCTTGGGTATCATCGCCGTAGTATTTTTCGCCGATGCGGATGGGCTCGCGCCCTTGACTGCGGCGGTGGGCGTTGCTGTCGCGCAGTGAATAGGCACAACCGCAGTATTCTTGCTGGTAAAAATGTTCGCGTTTGCTGATTTCAATCATGCGCGCGCTGCCGCCGCCTTTGCGCCAGTTGTATTCCCAATAGGTGATACCGGGGTATTTGGCGGCGGCGCGTACGCCGCAATCGTTGATTTGGTTCATGTTTTTCCAGCGCGAAATGCCTAGGCTGCTGGTAATCACGGGAAAACCGTTTTCGTAGGCATACAAGGCGGTGCGCTCAAAACGCATATCAAAACACATGGTGCAGCGAATGCCGCGTTCGGGTTCGTGTTCCATGCCTTTGGCGCGGGCAAACCAGTTATCTACGTCGTAATCGGCATCAATAAACGGTACGCCGTGTTTTTCGGCAAAGGCGATGTTTTCGTGTTTGCGGATTTCGTATTCTTTGAGCGGGTGAATATTGGGGTTGTAAAAAAATACGGTGTATTCAATGCCCGATGCCAGCATGGCTTCCATCACTTCGCCCGAACAGGGGGCGCAGCAGGAATGCAGCAGCACTTTTTTCGCACCGTTGGGGGCTTCCAATACGGGGCGTTCAATGGGGGTAACGAGGGGTGCGGTCATAGCGGGTGTTCGGTTTAGTGGTGGGCGTGGGCTTCGCCGTCCAGATGGTAAATAGTGCCACAGTAGGGGCAAGTGTATTGGCTGTGCGATTCAATCGGCAGAAAAACGCGCGGATGTCCGTTCCACGGCTGCTCTTGCGGACCAGTGCAGTGCAGGGGTAGCTGGTGTGGGGTAATGCGGACAACGGGATTTTGGGCAGACATGGTGTGTTCCTTTATTGTGGGGTGGAAAAAATGCTTGAGGCGTTATTTTACCGCGATTGTTTATTTTTTGCTGCGTGGGGCGCGGTTTTGTTCCAGTTCGTCCAAACGCTGTTGCGCTTGCGCCAGTTGTTGCTGCAGGCGGGCGATTTGGGCGGCGGCATCGTTGTGGGGATTGAGAAACTGCGCAATTTGCTGGCAGGCGTGTCCCAGTTTGGCGGCTTTTTCCGCCCATTCGTCGCCCAACAGCTCTACCCAATTGCAGCGCACCGCGCTCAAACGCAACATCAGGTTCATTGCCAGTTCCACATCGCCTTCAAATGCCAAATCGTTGAAATCTATTCTTTTGCCCTGCATCAGTTCGGGCAGGGCGCGGGGGTGGATAATCAAAACGGCGTGCGGGCGGCGCAGGGTGTCGTCCAACAACCCTTGCGGGTTGATGCGCCCGCACAAATCAAAACCGGCAGTGCGTATGCCCACCGTCAAACCGTTAAAGCCGCTCAACTCACGGCACACATCGGGGTTTTGCCGGAGCAGGCGGTTAATGAAAAGTAATGGATACATTTTTGTTTCTTATTTATTTTTTATGGCATACACCGCGTCAAGATTGCGCCACATGCCTTGTGCGTCCATGCCGTAGCCGAACACATAGCGGTTGGGCACGCTCACGCCCACATAATCCGCTTGAACAGGTTTGGCACGTCCGATGGCTTTATCGGCAAACACGGCGGTGCGGCAGGATTTCGCGCCTGCTGCCAAAACGTGTTCGCGCACGGCGTGCAGGGTATGCCCTTCGTCTAAAATATCATCTAAAATCAAAACATCGCGCCCTTCAATGTTTTGGGGGCGGCGCAGCCACTGAAACGCCCCGCCTTCCAGCTTGTCGCCATAGCGGGTAATGTGGATATAGTCAAAATCCAGCGGAAAATCCAATAATGGTAACAGCTTGCCTGCAAACACCACCGCGCCGCCCATAATCGGCAGCACCAAAGGATAATGTCCGCCCAAATCGCGGCGCAAATCTGCCGCCATGCGTTCAATTGCCGCTTGACACACGGCAGGGCTGTGGATTTCGTCTGCGTGTGCCAGCAGTGATACGGCTTCCTGACGGCGGGCGGATAAATCGGGGTTCATCATGCAATATTTCTAAATCATTTCAACTTTATCATTCTACCGCCATCTTTACCTGTAGGGCAATTTTATCGGTAATCAATACATTTGCACCGAAGCATTGATACTTTGGTGGATTTGCTGTTTACCGGGGTTGTTGTCCATCGCATTGGCAGCCGATTTTGCTTGCATGGTTACCGGCATAGCCATCGGCAATGGCGCACGGGCGTAAGAAACGCCTTCTTCGGCAACGTTTGTAAACGAACTGTTTAAATCCAAACGCACTATTTTATATCCGCTAAATCCCAATGAACGACTGAAACCCTGCGCCCGCTGTTGAAAAGTCTGCAAAACTTTTTCGGTGGCTTCTTCCACCGCCGCCGCGCGTTTTTGCGGCGACACGCTGTAATACATCCGCGTTACCGCCGCATCTTGTTCGCTGTCGGCAATCAGGCGCATCAACGCGGCAAAATCTTGGCTTCTGACCTGCACTTCTACGCTGTCGCGCCAGCCGTTTACCCGTTGTTTATCATCGTATTCGGGATAGCTTTGGCGGTTGGTGGTTTCCGATTCAAAAGCGCGGTTGGCTTTGATACGCGCCAGCAGCGCATTTAAACGGCGCGTCACCACTTGCGCTGCTTGTTGGCGGTTTTTGGCTTTTTCGCTGATGTTAAAGCTGACATTTAAAGTATCGTTGGCAACGGTAACGCTGACGCTTTCGCGGAAATTAACCAGATTGTAATGTAAAGTTTCGTTATCGGCTGCTGCTGCGGGCAGGGCAAGAAGTGTTACAGGCAATACTGCTGTCAAACGGCAGATTTTTTTATTGTAGAACATGGGTTTTCTCGTTTAAACGGTAATCGGGGCGCAGACGGCACTTGATACTGTCTGCGCTTTTTATTTCCATTATTCCCATTCAATCGTGGCGGGCGGTTTGCCGCTGACATCATACACCACGCGGTTAATGCCTTTCACTTCATTGATAATGCGGTTGGACACACGCCCCAGCAGGCTGTAGGGCAGTTCCGCCCAATGCGCGGTCATAAAATCGCTGGTTACCACGGCGCGTAAAGCCACCACATAATCATAAGTGCGCCCGTCGCCCATTACGCCCACTGATTTAACAGGCAGGAACACGGCAAACGCCTGACTGGTCAAGTCATACCAAGATGTGCCGTTGTCATCGCGGGTATGGCGCAGCTCTTCAATAAAAATATCATCGGCTTGACGCAGTAAATCGGCGTATTCGCGTTTCACTTCGCCCAAAATACGCACGCCCAAACCGGGACCAGGGAAAGGATGGCGGTACACCATTTCGCGCGGTAAACCCAATGCCACGCCCAATTCGCGCACTTCGTCTTTAAACAAATCGCGCAAAGGTTCAAGCAATTTCAGATTCAGGGTTTCGGGCAGTCCGCCGACATTATGATGCGATTTAATCGCATGGGCTTTATTGGTTTTTGCGCCTGCGCTTTCAATCACATCGGGATAAATCGTGCCTTGCGCCAACCACTTGGCGTTTTGCAGCTTGCCCGCTTCGCGCTGGAACACTTCCACAAATTCCGCACCGATAATTTTGCGCTTTTGTTCGGGGTCGGTAATGCCTGCCAGCTTGCCCATAAAGTCGTCAGACGCATCAATATGCACGACTTTGACACCCAAATTGCGGGCAAACATTTCCATTACTTTTTCACCTTCGTTCAGGCGCAGCAAGCCGTGGTCAACAAACACGCAGGTCAGTTGGTCGCCGATGGCGCGGTGAATCAAGGCCGCCGCCACGCTGGAATCCACGCCGCCCGACAAGCCCAATACCACTTCTTCACTGCCCACCTGTTCGCGGATTTTGGCAACGGCTTCGTCAATATAATTGGGCATGGTCCAAGAAGGTTGTGCGCCGCAAATATCCAGCACAAAACGGTTAATCAGCGCACGACCTTGTTTGGTGTGGGTCACTTCGGGGTGAAACTGAATGCCGTAAAAATGTTTGTCGGCGTGTTCCATCATGGCGATGGGGCAACTGTCGGTTTTCCCTGTAATTTGGAAACCTTCAGGCAGCTTGGACACTTTATCGCCGTGGCTCATC is drawn from Conchiformibius steedae and contains these coding sequences:
- the trpB gene encoding tryptophan synthase subunit beta, whose amino-acid sequence is MTAYQAPDPKGFFGEHGGVYVAETLIPALRELAQAYADAKQDPEFWQTFHHDLAHYVGRPSPVYHAERLSAHLGGAQIWLKREDLNHTGAHKVNNTIGQALLAKRMGKRRVIAETGAGQHGVATATVAARFGMECHVYMGADDIQRQAPNVFRMKLLGANVIGVDSGSRTLKDAMNEAMREWVARVDDTFYIIGTAAGPAPYPEMVRDFQCVIGNEAKEQMQAAIGRQPDVAVACVGGGSNAIGLFYPYLAENVRLIGVEAGGRGVSTPDHAAPITSGAPVGVLHGFRSYLMQDTHGQVLGTHSVSAGLDYPGIGPEHSHLHDIRRVEYTAANDDAALEAFDLLCRYEGIIPALESSHALAWAVEHAPKMDKNQVVLVNLSGRGDKDINTVAKLKGIDL
- a CDS encoding SIMPL domain-containing protein (The SIMPL domain is named for its presence in mouse protein SIMPL (signalling molecule that associates with mouse pelle-like kinase). Bacterial member BP26, from Brucella, was shown to assemble into a channel-like structure, while YggE from E. coli has been associated with resistance to oxidative stress.) — translated: MFYNKKICRLTAVLPVTLLALPAAAADNETLHYNLVNFRESVSVTVANDTLNVSFNISEKAKNRQQAAQVVTRRLNALLARIKANRAFESETTNRQSYPEYDDKQRVNGWRDSVEVQVRSQDFAALMRLIADSEQDAAVTRMYYSVSPQKRAAAVEEATEKVLQTFQQRAQGFSRSLGFSGYKIVRLDLNSSFTNVAEEGVSYARAPLPMAMPVTMQAKSAANAMDNNPGKQQIHQSINASVQMY
- a CDS encoding glutathione S-transferase family protein; its protein translation is MKLYYAPGTCALACWIALEWAGADYEAVRADYASEEYKRINPLAAVPALDIGSGRAISQAAAILQYIADKYPDANIGSSEGLENALLLNEVLLFLASDLHPAFWPFFFPQRYTTATDEAALTAAKEAAYPRIDRAMLHIEQRLQKGNGYLYDNRRSIADAYAFVMMRWTEYLPKTWRDYPHIAAFMERMQEDAAVQKVLAEQGQ
- a CDS encoding UDP-glucose:protein N-beta-glucosyltransferase; the protein is MSDTPKPSLPRLQQYIAQGDHENACAELLSILTRLDSQFGHIHDIEFTVPDQLNNPNLGNDYHISFCTQMADAVTRLFTDPTLTISDSGCVRFLTLQRWLGMIFASSPYINADHILQTYNRNPEPQHPLDIQLENNRYALIKFAILYLPESNVQISLDALWQLDPAICISLCFALQSPRFLGTPAAFGKRHAILQWLPEKLAQLENLNGLPSGIAHDVYMHCSYDIDENKHAVKKALNQVIRRHLLALGWQDRDTAAAPVTRNGKPVMLVVLEHFNSSHSIYRTHSTSIRAAREHFHIIGIGSERVDEAGRAVFDEFYTAQGDSILERMQHIRMICEENPPAVLYMPSIGMDLLTIFLSNTRLAPVQAVALGHPATTHSEFIDYVVVEDDYVGSETCFSETLLRLPKDALPYVPSADAPEEVEFHLNGGPTTVHIGVAATTMKLNPYFLEACRAIRDRAKVKVHFHFALGQSNGITHPYVVRFIRSYLGSNATAYPHLPYMHYLSILRGCDLMLNPFPFGNTNGIIDMVTLGLVGVCKTGNEVHEHIDQGLFARLGLPEWLVTQSADEYVECALRLIENHEERLNLRQHIIENDSLQTLFSGNPAPFGEVMRELADQYLQAEATQAAVETQDSVQEAAETPSGESPAAEAAPAVKQTAAPKTVANKKKRRGKKSR
- a CDS encoding pirin family protein, which translates into the protein MSVDKIIARTKDVGGIPVARLLPQSKRRTIGAWCFLDHAGPADFAVDEDGMQVGAHPHTNLQTFTWMLAGEVWHQDSLGYRQLIRPKQVNLMTAGTGDHHGISHTEQTPEGVKALHAVQLWIALPTAQDIPPSFHHYPELPEWSENGVDYILTTGSYGGRTAPTLQYSPLVGVDIRVNQAQTLEIPARAAWEYGLLVLAGSVRGEDGQSYGADELAAFTDCGDAERTIRVHAEAGTHLLLLGGEPLPQPVVMWWNFVADSREALRRAVADWNSGHPRFGNIDLSGTALQRLPAPEMP
- a CDS encoding NADPH-dependent FMN reductase produces the protein MSKIALVVGSLSRQSINRVVAQHLAAQAPAGVSVVEVEIGDLPLYTQDLDKETVPAYERVRAQLRDAAAVLLVSPEHNRSVPAALKNLLDIGTRPQGQSVWSGKKVAVVTASPGAYGGINAGVHLRQILQAMGANVLVAPEVYLSRANAQSPEDERTAAFLNKFAAAFYAWAQE
- a CDS encoding hypoxanthine-guanine phosphoribosyltransferase, coding for MMNPDLSARRQEAVSLLAHADEIHSPAVCQAAIERMAADLRRDLGGHYPLVLPIMGGAVVFAGKLLPLLDFPLDFDYIHITRYGDKLEGGAFQWLRRPQNIEGRDVLILDDILDEGHTLHAVREHVLAAGAKSCRTAVFADKAIGRAKPVQADYVGVSVPNRYVFGYGMDAQGMWRNLDAVYAIKNK
- a CDS encoding YceI family protein, coding for MKKSLLAASLLALALPVSAAEYTLDPHHTHAHFFIDHFGASTNMGSFNRLSGDLQFDPVKRSGSIDVRLPLANLQTGSKEFTAHLQSADLFHAEKYPEMRFQSTRFHFAGQRPSQIDGKLTILGKTHPVRLKVNKFNCYDSPILKTQVCGADLTTTIDRTRWGMNYLVDAGISKNVRLHIQIEAGKK
- a CDS encoding zinc-finger domain-containing protein; amino-acid sequence: MSAQNPVVRITPHQLPLHCTGPQEQPWNGHPRVFLPIESHSQYTCPYCGTIYHLDGEAHAHH
- the ilvC gene encoding ketol-acid reductoisomerase, whose amino-acid sequence is MQVYYDKDADLSLIQGKTVAIIGYGSQGHAHAANLKDSGVNVIVGLRQGASWNKAQAAGFDVRSVADATKAADVVMILLPDETAPAVYNAEIHDNLKSGAVLAFAHGFNVHYNQIVPKKDVDVIMVAPKGPGHTVRSEFLKGGGVPSLIAVYQDQSGKARDVALSYAAANGGTKGGVIETNFREETETDLFGEQAVLCGGAVELVKCGFETLVEAGYAPEMAYFECLHELKLIVDLMYEGGIANMNYSISNNAEYGEYVTGPEVITPATKEAMKKALYRIQSGEYAKMFITEGATNYASMTARRRLNADHQIEKVGAQLRAMMPWIAKNKLVDTDKN
- a CDS encoding epoxyqueuosine reductase QueH; this translates as MTAPLVTPIERPVLEAPNGAKKVLLHSCCAPCSGEVMEAMLASGIEYTVFFYNPNIHPLKEYEIRKHENIAFAEKHGVPFIDADYDVDNWFARAKGMEHEPERGIRCTMCFDMRFERTALYAYENGFPVITSSLGISRWKNMNQINDCGVRAAAKYPGITYWEYNWRKGGGSARMIEISKREHFYQQEYCGCAYSLRDSNAHRRSQGREPIRIGEKYYGDDTQES